AGATAGCCAGGActcctgtgtctttctctgcctgagcAGTAAGGGGGGGGGGACTCTCCTCAGAGTTCAGCTGGCCTCCAGCTGGAGACTGGCTGAGTCCCTGGGACTTCGCATGGTTTCCTGGGATGGGTAGGGTTTGGAGGCGGAGGGAGGTCCCTCAGAACCCCGGGGCCTGACCCCACTAGCTGCTGACAGGAGCTGGCATCCTGGGAAGTCGCCCACACTGCTTTGACGAGACCATTCCTCTTGTGGAGAGTGGGCTGATCCGGTCCGGGGCACAGGCGCTGTGCTGAGAGCTAGGAGTCAGAGACACACAGGGCTTCCACCGCGTCGCTCAGACCCTGGTTGACGCCCCCTACAGCCAGGAGGCAGTTCTTGACGACAATGCTGGAGCAGGCGCAGCGGGGCGTGGGCATGGTGGGGAGGGCCTCCCACTTGTTCCTCCCGGGGTGGAGCGCCTCTGCCGTCTCCAGGACAGTGGGCTGGTTCCCTGAAAGCGCCAAGGGAACCGGACCTCACGAAGAAGTCCAGCCCCCCAGTCCATTccccacagcaccccccccctccccccctggaATCCACAAGCAGAAGCCAAGGGACTTTAGTTCCTGGGCTGCAGAAACGCTCCTTCCCTACCCTGAGCCCTCGCTCTTGTCCGACAGCCACTTTgcccctcctgccttctctccgTCCTTCTGTCTCCTCGAGAGGAAggctttccttccccaccctctgcTTTTACCAGAAGTTTCTAGTCACTGCTGCCTCTCTTTTGCCTTTTACTAAAAATCCGCCCCCATGGGTTTGTGAAGCCCAGCTGGGAAGAGGGGTTTTTGAATGATTTGGGAGAACGCGGTAGGCAGGCCGTGCACAAGCAGCCGGTGCCTTCTCCTGCTCGGGCACGGTGTCAGGTAACAGCCTGGAAGCCCCATCCTTACCAAGTCCTCCGGCCACTATGACCCGTCCACTCAGAGCGCCGGCCACAAAGTCTGCCCGCCGCTTCCTGAGGAAGAACGAGCGTTCCATCTTCAGCCATCCCCCTGCGGGCCGTGGATCACGGCAGGATAAATTTAGAGAGAGTAAGACGCTTGGTGGTGACCTCCCCCACCAAGTACACACTGAGTCCCCAGAGCTCACATCCTAGGTGGGCGTCCACCCCATCTACGCTTTGTGCTCAGGGCATAAACTACGCCTCCTGCTGTTTGAAATGATGCACTCCGGGGCCTCTACACCCTCTCCCAGGCTTGCTACAGTCCAAGGAACCATAATCCCCTACAATCAATCACCTTGTTCTAACCTCTGTTCTCAAGGTCTCTGAGCTGGAGAGGAGGTTAACTAGAGGCAGTGAGCGTGGGAGTCGGGATCCTTCTGTGTCTGCATCGGTAAAAAGCCGGAAAAGCCCTCCCTCACCGGGCCCTGCCTGAATGTCgtaagaagagaaaatgggaaaggcTTTGATAAAAATAACCAGCTAACCCAGAGGAGCCCTGTCCAGAGGAGAGAATGCGATCCCAAGAGGAGGCCTGAGTGGAGAGGGCTGTTCGGACCCCTGAAAGGCTCACCCCCCTGGATCAGCGGCCTGGGCGGGCGCATGGGATGGGGACTCAGCCAGAGGGGGGTGGGCGGCTAGAGGCTGGTGCCCTGCTCACCTTGTTCCATGTCGAACACGTCCATCGTCCGGAGGAACTTGGGCTGCCGGTAGAGCCGCCCCTGCCTCAGGCCTCCCAGGCTGTACAAGCGGTCATCCAGGGTCACAAAGCTGGAGAAGGCCCGCTTACAGGGAATGTTGGGGAACTTGGTCCAGGAGCGAGTCTCGATGTCAAAAACCTCAAAGGCGTTGACTGCATACTTGGACTGTCGtccccctggggaggggggttgggccAGAGTAAATCCctgagggcagggggctgggttTCCCCTTTCCACGTTTACCCAACCACACAGGGAGCTCCCTGCGGGGTAAGGCATCGGTGATTACCCCCAAGGAGATGCTCAGCACACAGACATGGACCGCTTCCTGTGGAAACTGAcccaagggagagaaggagggatagATGTGGGACAGATAACCTGTCCTTACCTAGCACATAGATCTTGGAGCCTCGGAGGAAGGAGGTGGCAGCATATCTCGGCGTGGGCATGGGTGCTAGTGACACCCACATGTCCTTGAGCATGTCATAGTGTTGGAGGTGGTTGTGTGGACGGAGGTCCAGGCCCATCCCGCCTGCCGCATACACTCGGTAATCTAAGGAGAAAGGCCACACACAATCCCTGGCTCAGCTCACGCACACTGTGAGACAGGCCCATCAGTAATGACGTACCAGGCCAGGCCCCATCAACCCCTCGCACACCAGCACGGAGGCCAGGCCAGGTTCCCAACCGCTGCTGTGCCGGGGTGAGGTTGACGGAACCATGGAGAGTCCCTGCCATGGTTGAGCCTGAAGCCATGTCAGGCCTGAACGCCTCGATGTCCAGCCCGTGGCGGAGCCTCTCACAGGGTAGACTGCGGTGGAGTCGAGGCCTGGACAACCCTTTGCAGGTTTTGTCCCCTCTACACTCCTCCCTCCTGGGCAGCCAGAGGGGATGCCGAAGAGGAGGGGTAATCCTCTGATGTCCTCCAATAGTGGCCTGTTCCTTAGGCACTCCCTGCTTGGAACTCTCCAGACCCAGCAGGAGCCTGTGGAAATGAGGTCAGCCCTGCTGTCGCTGGCCCTGTGGGACCCTGGACTGCTGCTGATTCTTCCCCATGGGGGAATGCCATCCTCCTTCACACATGAGGAGGCTTGTGGGCTCCAGAAGACATCCTGAGCTAGATGGGATAGGGTTAGGGGTGAATGAGGGTGAGGCTTTGGAGGAGAGAAAAGCGGCCCCTTTAAGGAACCCAGGCAGTAAGCTGGGCACTCTGAGAGGAGAAGTGagttctctccctttttctattGCTCTTGGTTGCAGGTAGCCTTTCAAGGCACACCCCTGCCACAGGGCATCAGAGAGGATGAGCGAGGCACCCACGTTTCCCTGGGCCTCACCCCAGTGCCTCCTGCAGCCTATCAGAGACAcagcttcccctcctcccccagcccacaaGCCACTCTTCTTCCCGGGGACCCACCCCTGCCCGGGATTCTATCTCCCAGTAGCTGGTCCTCACTGCTTCCAGCTCTAGGAGACCTTTATTCTGTAAGGGAATTGCAGGGAGACTACTATTTCCTTCTACTGAGTACTATTTCCAATCTTACtgaacaaggaaggaaaaaaaatcctaacctTAGCCTGCGGCCAGGAGACTGGCCTGCTAATATTAGAAGGACTTCCCTTACACAAGCTCCGCCTCTCCCACCTGAAACTCACGTCCAGCCGACAGCCCTCACCCCCGCCACACCACTGCTCCTGTGCCAGCTCTTAATCATCCCTTCGGGTTCGCCTGGGTGTCCCTGAACTGCAAAGCGGGGCTGAGAGCACCGGCTCAGTACCGCCCAAGGTAGCTGCTCACCCTGTTCACCATGCGTTATGGAAATAATCCTTGTCGGTTTCTTCCAAATAGAGAATTTGGTCATCTGTGACCCCAGCCTCTGCTTCCGTGTCTGCCACACAGGCATGTGAAAGCTTATTAAACTAACTCCTGAACCCATTCAATGCCacagttaagagcacagactccaTCAttactcaccagctgtgtgaccttgggcaaattatttaacctctttgggccccacgttgcttctctttaaaatgaggataataatagcacttatCTCATCAGATAGGTTTTTGAAGATCAAAGgggctaaaatatataaagcacccGGGGTAAGGATTCAATAAACGTTAGTTCTGTCTTTCAGCACCATCTACTGAAGCCTGGGAACAAAGGAAtaccctttccctctttttctccatGGGCCCTCCGGCTCTTATCCTTACTGATGGCCTGTGGAGGCCTCCCTGGCCACTACCCTGAGGGATTCAGGCTTAGAGTTTCTCACTGGTCACCTTCATTGATCAGACTCCGACTTCTGAAAGTAGGGGCCAGaccttctgcctctttccttcctccctgggaCCTGGAAATGTGCCAGGGACACAGCAGACCCTCCAGAAATCCTGGCCTGATCTACAGTAGACCCCACAGGCAAATGGGATGGTtttgcaagagagggagggaaggttgCATCCCACCAAGGCTGTCTGTCTGAGCTGCACTTGGGGTCTTCTAATTCCTGTTGGGCCATTTCCCATAAAACCCTGTGTGTTTCAGCCAAAGAACTTTTGAAGCCTGCTCTATGCTCTGGGCTGTACCAGGcccaaggagaaagaatgagggGTTTGAGGAAAGTGAAATGAAGATCCAGTAACCTCGTGGTCCCTGCATACACCCCTTGAGAACTGTGAACTTGGGCGAGGTGCTGTAGGAGCACAACCCTCAGGAACATTCTCGTCTCCATTCACTAGTATCTCTGAGACTCGGAGGCAGAAGGGGAGGTTGAGGGTAGTGGGAAAGGCCCCGCAATCAGGCCTCAAAGCCCCACTAGAGGGGCCTAGTGATGGTACAGGGATGCAGTGAACACCCCCAGGACCCCAAATATGTGTCTGGAGGTGGTGTCCCTCGAAGGCAGATTTCAGGGGATGAGGTGCTATGGGTGGGAGGCTCCTCATTCTGCCGAATGAAGAGGTCTGTGGAGACCCTGCACTAAGTCTCCAGCTCTCCTCTCTGGCCAGGCCTGCCCAGCTTGTTGGCAGGAGGCTGGTGGAGTGGAGTTCTGGCATCACATGAAATTACTAGACACTTCACCTACTGagtctgttttcccatctgtaaaataaggccTGTGGGTGTCTAGTTTCCGTGTCTATTGTAGGGATCAAATGGGATCGGGATTGTGACAGCGGGCCCCCAACTCAGTGTTAGTTCCCATCCCTCTCCCCGTGGTCCCCCAcgcccttctctcttccctccctcagccCTGGCCCCACTCGCCTTTGGCCGTGACAGAAATGCCCATGGCGGCCTCACGCAGCACGCTCCTCTTCTTCCACTTGCCCTCATCGATGTTGTACATCTCCACGACCTTCAGGGGCAGCTGATTGGTGCCCACACCCCCGATCACCATGATCCGCTTCCCCAGGGCGGTGACGGCCACCCCGGCCCGGGCCGTGGGCAGGGGGGGCAGGGCGGTCCACTGGTCGGCCTCGGGGGAGTAGACCTCAAAGCAGTCCATGGGGATGCCGTTGTCGTCACATCCCCCGATGGCATAGACCTGCCCCCCGGTCTCCAGCAGGGAGCAGTAGACCCGGCGGCTGGGCAGCGGCGCCAGGCGCTTCCACTGGAAGTCCTTGACGTTAGGCACCTCCATGGCAGCCCGGGGGGCCGCGCCCCAGTGCCCGCGGAGCGCCACGGCGCCGCGGGAGGTGCGAGCCCGGGGGGCCGCCCGCTACTCCGCGCCCCCTCTCGCCGCCTCCATCTGGCTCCCGTCCGCCGGCTCCCGCCCGACCCCGGGGCAAGGGCCCCGACGCCGGCCAGCGCTTCACAGTCCCTCCAGACTGCGCGGTCCGGCGGCGTCCGCGCCTGGCCCTGCGGGAGGGATGGGGCGAATCAAGGGCGGTCGGGGCCCCGCGCCCTCGCCTCCTCGCACCGCCGGCGGGGCGGgctggctcccagctgccaggTCCTGGCCAACTTCAAAGGGAAGGCGGCCGAGGGCGCCACCCCGCGGCGGCATCGCGCCCCGCAGCGCGGtgtcccccgcccctcccggccGGCGGCTCGGACACCCGCGGGGCGCACGGCGGGCGGGGGCTTTCCGGGGCTCGCGGCGCCCGGCAGCCTCCCGGCGGAACAAGGAGTTAACACCTCCGGGCGCCGCCgcctctctccccccgcccctgctcccctgcccgCGCCCTCCCGCCCACGCCGCCGCGCCACTTACACAGCCAGGCCGGAGGAGCGCGGCGGCGGGGCGCAGACAGCGCATCACCCGGGAGCGGGGAGCCCCCCCAGGGCTGCGGGGAGCTGGGGACAGGGCGCGCTGTCCTTCCCCAGCCCGCATACCGCTGTCACACACGCAGACGAGGAGAAGGAACGAGCAGCGCGAAGGAGAAGCGGAGCCGCCCGGGAGAAGGAAGCCCGCCAGGCTGCTCCACGCACATCCCCGCCCGCAGCCGCCACACCTGTGCAGGAAGCCGCGTgcgcccggcggcggcggcggcggcggagcaGGCCGTGACCTCTTTACATAAGCGCTGGCAGCGTCCGCccgcgggggaggggaagggccccTCGGGGAGACGCTCACCTTGTCTACAGGGTCAGAGAGGCGGGGCACTGGAGCCAAGTACCCAGATGACAGGAACCAGACTCCTTCCAGCGTGGGGGTGGGCGGTCTGTGAGTGTTTGTTTTGGATGAAGAGGCGGAGAGTCCAATTACCCAGTTTATCTACAGTACACAGACCCAGTTCGTGACAGGCTGGCTCAACAGTCAGCTTTGCTTTGGGGGAGGTATTATCAAATGGTTTAACCTCATAGAAACAAGTCATGTGGGTGTGACCCGGGGAGACCTGCCCCGGGTGCACCCAAACATAACGTATACACCGACCTGCACACACGTAGGCAGAACTTGCACATCACCCTACCCTCTCTCACCCGGAAACTGACATATTCACGGAGTAACTGACAAAGGTACAGACATGTGGATACCTAACTGGAGACACCCACATAGACAAACACATAGGgggacccccccacacacacatactctcatCCCTTTTTCACACACCTTGGGAAGGGGAAACCCGGTTGTTCAATGTTGGCACTCAGCACCAACCCACAGGGCTTACCAAATAGTTTCTCCAAGCCACATTCTCAGCCTTTTCAGGACAGTAGACCCCCGGTAACACAGACCCCCGGTAACACATCAGCCCATGACACCCGTGGGTCCCCTGGTCTAATGGACTTCCAGGCCGATGGGGTCCTCCTTCTTCTTGGTTCCCTTGAATAGAGTCAAGTCTCCAAACGCTCAGGTTTGGCAGTCTGAcacctgagtttgaattctggctctgaaATTGTTTTACCACCCTGAGCCCCAATTTCCTTATATTATTTgaatttatctctttttatttggAGATAAATTGTAGATTTACATGCAGGGGGAAGAAATAGCACCATTTACCCAGTTTCCCTCGAaggtaacattttgcaaaacttaTAGTACAgtaatatcacaaccaggatatggAAATTGATCAATGAAGGTACAGAACATTTTCACCACAAGACAAGGATTCTTTGTGTTGCCTTTTTACACCTACACCTGCTTCCCTCCCACCTTTTGTTCtccaacccctggcaactactactctgttctccatttccctcattttgtcttttcaagaatGGATTAGTTagataaatagaatcataaagtatgtaaccttttgggattgACTAGGAACCCCACCTCCGCCCCCAACATAATTCTGTGGAGcttcatccaggttgttgcatgCGTCAGTAGGtcattccttttaatttctgagtAGTGTCTCATGCTATGGATGGCTCCTGGtagatttttgtgaggattaaatgagatactgtttGTGAAACAGTTCAGTTTCTGACACATTAGCAAGGGCTTGGTAAATCGCTATTAACACCATGGCCAGCAACTATTATcaacaaaatgcagaaaaaggGAAACGGAACAAATACAAACTTTTGCCCCTTGTTTAGAAATGACTTCCTGTGAGAAACAGAAGCCACAACTCATCTTAATATCTTGTGTTCTTGGCTTAGAAAttgaactgcttttttttttgtttgaattctCTGTGCTTACAAAGTAAGCACCTCTAGAACCTTCAGAGGAAGGTTGTGTTCTGTTTTCTCTATTCAGTAAGAACTCATAAATTCCAAAAGAATGTGGTCTGAATTAATGAAGTTTTACAGGAAACGCCAAccgtttctctttcttcccaaggATCCCAATCTGCCCAGAGGAATAGGGAACAGATCCTCGATCCCCAACTTGAACTGTGTTCAGAAGACCAGCACAGGGTGAGTAGGAAGACTGAAAGCCATAGGTCTTCCTCAAAGGGTCTCGTGGGGGACCCGTCTTCAGCTTCTTTTGTCTACTGAGCCTTTTACCAAAGCAATGGGGCAAGGCTCCTGgagtccccacccaccccagctggGGCAGCTTACTAAGCAGTTATACACAGTTCCATAAGATGTTGTGTTTGCAGAACTCCTCGAACTAACCTAAGTCCTCACACATCCATTTTCTCGTAATCTTAAAACAACCCTGGGAAAGATGACGGGGGCAGGTATCGGTTTCCACTTTTTACAGGTGAGGCAGCTGAGACTTAGTGAGGTGAAGTAACGGACTTAACGACCGTCCGAGGGCCGACACCAGGGTCTAGCTTGTGAATTCCGAATCTAACCCTCTTCCACTTTAACACCgttaaatcacaaatgaaagaattgTGTATTCCTAAGGACACCAAGCTTTTCAACTGTCACCTGGCTTCCGGCTTCTTGTCCAATTACACTGAAGGAAGGAGCCCAGGCCCCCAAAGGTTTCCGGCAACAGCTCTGCCCATTGCCATATTGTGTGCTGGGCAGCATAACTGGGGAAGGACTGGAACCCAATCCCAGAATAGGCCCCCTTCCAGCCTAACGCTCATGTTCTGCAAGCACCGCCCTCCATGAGGACCGCGGGATCTAGGGACTCAGACCCTTGGAAAAGTACTGAGAATAGGATGCCTTTCAGGTCGTGGCCTGAATGCTTGCTCTGGAAGTCCTggcttctctccatctccccaaCTCCTTCCCCCATGGCTCTTCCTCTCAGCCAGGTGACATCCTTTAATCCTTACATTGAGTGCACATTGAGGAAACTTGTAACCTAGCAACCGCCACTTAAGATTCCCTGAGTCACGGGCGGTTTCCATGCCTGGGCAGAGTGCACCCAGCTGGGGCCTGAAGGGGCACCGAGCAGAGGCGGGGAGTCCAGTGACCCCTTTGATTCCTCACCACCCTGTTCCACCGGGTGGCCATTTCCCTGTCGGGGAGTTCTTCCTCACGTCAAACCCAAATCCCTCTTGCTCTGAGACCTTGCAATCGCATCAGGCCTgggtttctcttctctcttaaaaaggctttgaaaacgttgaaaaaaaaaaattaaaaaaaaaaaaaaaagggggcgcctgggtggcgcagtcggttaagcgtccgacttcagccaggtcacgatctcgcggtccgtgagttcgagccccgcgtcaggctctgggctgatagctcggagcctggagcctgtttccgattctgtgtctccctctctctctgcccctcccccattcatgctctgtctctctctgtcccaaaaataaataaaaaaaaaaaacgttgaaaaaaaaaattaaaaaaaaaaaggctttgactCTTTGCCTTGGTCACAAGGTGGcacggggaggggagagaagcgGGGGAAGGAAAGTTGATGAAAGCCTCCAATGATAAAGCCTTTGGTACTGTGGAGTCTTTCTTTCTTATGTGATATTGCTGCATCAGACTTGTTGAAGGGGTGCTCAGCTCCAGAAAGAGTCActcggtatttttttttttctaaagttgcACCTAGGATCTAGTACAGTCTCTTTTATACAGAATACAATGCACAGTTTGACTCGGTAGCGACTGGGTTTATTAGGTATTCAGCAGGGGCCCGCCGTCACCACCTTGGGGTAGCTCGTGGGGAAGCTGAGGGTGGGTAGGGACAATTTCGTCCCCGTTAACTAGCAGAGTCCCGGCGTGGCAGACCGTGGATGGAGGAGGTAGGTAGGGCCACAAGGGACTGGGGGAATCCCAGGTGCAGGGTACATTTtggggagacaggagaggggaGCTGTTTAGTTATTAGAAGCTAGAAcagctccttctccctcctcgGAAATACAGTTTACCTtcctgtcggggggggggggggggggggcacctggacgCCCTCTGCAGGGTACCGTGAGGGCTGGAAAGATGCATCTTGAGCTCCTGGAGGCCGGGATCACCTTCTCTCCTTAGTTCTTTGTCTGCAGTGCCTCACAGGGCATGGGGTAGGGGAAAGTGTGTGGACTCTGGCATCAGGCAGACTGGGTCTGAATCCTGCCTCGGGCCCctctagctgtgtgaccgtgAAGAAGTCACTTATACCCCTGACTCTCAGTTCCTCATCTGGGAAAAGGGGAATAAGAAAATCTACTTTCTAGAGTTACGGGCAGAAAGAGATGCCTGGTGTAGATGCTGGGCATGTAGGAGGTAGTCTATAACGAGTAGACTTCTTTCCTCCCTGTGTGACAAGTTCCTGCACCCTGACTTTCTGCGTATCCAGACCGGTGAGCCCAGACAGCAGGTGCCCATTTCACACAGCAGGCATCTCACCGGGCCCCACGGTCCTGTGCCCCACTGTGTCGGGGCCTACGTCTGGGATAGGATTTCTACCCTCTGAGCGCACGGAAATCTCTCCCACTAACTAAATTGCATTCTGATCTGGAGAACAGCTGTCGCCCTTCCTGCAGAGAATCACCTTCTCATCCATCCCTCACCAGAAGCCTGGCTGTGTTTAGGGGGTGGAAGTGACGATGGCTCATCCAATCAGAACTGAGGCCGCCTGTAGACCGAGGGAGGGGTAAATTCCTCCCCTACACTGAAAAGCCTCCCTGGGGCATCCTCCTGCCCATCCCAACAGCAGCCCAGAAGAAGGATTTAGGGCTCCAGAGGACTCGGCTGGAGATGATGTGACACAGGTGCCGGCAGTCAGAACCATAATCGGCATCTGTTCAGGTGGCATTGCCACCCGTGGGGTTGGCCGTCTGGGGTCTCGAGGAATGGCCACCTCCTGACCCTGCAGCCTTGACTAGATGGGCGGCAGAATCAGCCACCTTCCTTCAGCCACcagccctgctccctcctcccccagggcagagtggggggtggggcgtggggccCAGAGGGACTCAGTGGGTATCAGTTAAGGGGTGCATCTGATGGAAAGTGCGGCTCAGGTATGTGATGGTGGGATGGGGGGAAGGGATCATCTTGGTTTTCAGACTCAGGAGCTGCATGATTTAGAAGAGTCAGGAagctgccccctcctctgctgttTCATGCATAGAGATGAGAAGGACAGGAGCAAGTGAGACCTTCTCTGAAAGACCTCGGCCCCTGCCCTGTGCTGACTGAGGAGGTCGTAAGAGGAAATGGGACTTGGAATAAAGCCTGAGGATCTGGGTTATAAAGAGGGAAGAACTTCAGAGGCCCAAGAgcctcagaaaatgaaaagagcagcatgaggtgggaggagaggctgTGGCATCACCTGCCCTGGGAGATACTGGAAATAGGTAAGACACGGGACCAAGAGCCAGGAGACTTCTGTTCCAGCCACATTTTGCCCCAACTGGGCCGTGCACCTCCGGACCAGTCTATAAAattagaagggagagagaggaagagcacagCCGGCTTGAGGTGTCTCCCAGCTGGGTGTTCTTTACTCCGAGGGGTTTCCGGGGTGTGAAGTCCTACAGGAAGAGTCACTTAGCCATGGTGACAAAGCAGCAGGCCCCAGAATGGACATCCTCACATTCTTCTGAGTGGCACACATGCAGGGGTCTGGCTCCAACGGTGCTCACGGGCACCGCCAGCCATCCCAGGTTCAGTCATCGGATGGGACTTGGTAAGGACCCTTGCTTGGCTCGGCTTCTCATTTGCAACAGCTGCAGCTTTTGCTGATGGGCTGGCTCCTTGTGGGCACTGGGCACCCACTGGAGGCCTACCCATGTTTCCTGCTGGGTCCTGACAGTTCTGGGGAGCCTGTGGCCTTCCCACAGGCTGCCAGGACAAGAGGCAGAGGACTCAAGGGTTCAAGTCGTCCTGCTTCTGGCCTTTCCTCTAAATacaaaaatgaggggtgcctgggtggctcagtcggttaagccttctgctcctgcttttggctcaggtcgtgatctcatggctcatgagttcaagccccacgttggggctgGTAgtacggggcctgcttgggattctctctgtccctcgctctctgcccctcccccactcatgcgcactcacacactctctctctttctctctctcaaaataaatgaactttaaaaatagatagatagatggggtgcctgggtggctcagtcggttaagcggccgacttcgactcaggtcatgatctcgc
Above is a window of Neofelis nebulosa isolate mNeoNeb1 chromosome 15, mNeoNeb1.pri, whole genome shotgun sequence DNA encoding:
- the KLHDC8A gene encoding kelch domain-containing protein 8A, with the protein product MEVPNVKDFQWKRLAPLPSRRVYCSLLETGGQVYAIGGCDDNGIPMDCFEVYSPEADQWTALPPLPTARAGVAVTALGKRIMVIGGVGTNQLPLKVVEMYNIDEGKWKKRSVLREAAMGISVTAKDYRVYAAGGMGLDLRPHNHLQHYDMLKDMWVSLAPMPTPRYAATSFLRGSKIYVLGGRQSKYAVNAFEVFDIETRSWTKFPNIPCKRAFSSFVTLDDRLYSLGGLRQGRLYRQPKFLRTMDVFDMEQGGWLKMERSFFLRKRRADFVAGALSGRVIVAGGLGNQPTVLETAEALHPGRNKWEALPTMPTPRCACSSIVVKNCLLAVGGVNQGLSDAVEALCVSDS